One genomic region from Campylobacter concisus encodes:
- the thrC gene encoding threonine synthase, with protein MRLTPTRSVKDEKVKNVNLNTAMLSPSSAHGGLYAPKKLPKITKAKWQELSSLSYEKLALHIISLFKFDVPEAFFQKAVKRYTSFDDPKHPVIFKKIDKNLYVNELYHGPTRAFKDMALQPFGSLLSQLAKERGEKYLIMCATSGDTGPATLQTFANDENIKVVCLYPDGGTSEVQKLQMQTIQGENLKVFGIKGDFDDAQRALKMLLANDKFKAELKKKHLKLSAANSVNFGRILFQIIYHAYAYANLLKQKVLKANESFDIIVPSGNFGNALGAYYAKKMGAKIGKIKIASNANNILTQFFTTGVYDLRDKKLVKTISPAMDILISSNVERLLFDKFGSVRTNELMQSLAKNKFYKLSKQELEALKEDFEASWCDDKECEAYIAKLAKNGYAIDPHTATCFKMVDAGRINVITSTAHWVKFTPSMIKACQIKDTKDEKDALAKTAKILNDSVPSSINSLFSAKILHKSIIKEDEIEKCVLEWIER; from the coding sequence ATGAGACTAACACCAACTAGAAGCGTAAAAGATGAAAAGGTAAAAAATGTAAATTTAAACACAGCTATGCTTAGCCCAAGCTCCGCTCACGGCGGACTTTACGCACCAAAGAAGCTACCAAAGATCACAAAGGCAAAGTGGCAAGAGCTCTCGAGCCTAAGCTACGAAAAGCTCGCACTTCACATCATCTCGCTATTTAAATTTGACGTGCCAGAGGCGTTTTTCCAAAAGGCGGTCAAGAGATACACAAGCTTTGATGATCCAAAGCACCCAGTTATTTTTAAAAAAATAGATAAAAATCTATATGTAAATGAGCTCTATCACGGCCCAACTAGGGCATTTAAGGATATGGCGCTTCAGCCTTTTGGTTCGCTGCTTAGCCAGTTGGCAAAGGAAAGAGGCGAAAAATACCTTATCATGTGCGCAACTAGCGGCGACACGGGCCCTGCGACACTTCAAACCTTTGCAAACGACGAAAATATCAAGGTCGTCTGTCTCTATCCAGATGGTGGCACGAGCGAGGTGCAAAAGCTACAAATGCAGACCATACAAGGTGAAAATTTAAAGGTTTTTGGCATAAAAGGCGACTTTGACGACGCTCAAAGGGCGCTAAAGATGCTGCTTGCAAATGATAAATTTAAGGCTGAACTGAAGAAAAAGCACCTTAAACTAAGCGCGGCAAACTCGGTAAATTTTGGCAGAATACTCTTTCAGATCATCTACCACGCATACGCGTACGCAAATTTACTAAAACAAAAGGTGCTTAAGGCAAATGAGAGTTTTGACATCATCGTGCCAAGTGGAAATTTTGGTAATGCGCTTGGGGCATACTACGCTAAAAAAATGGGCGCAAAGATTGGCAAGATCAAGATCGCCTCAAACGCAAACAATATCTTGACGCAGTTTTTCACCACCGGCGTTTATGACTTAAGAGATAAAAAGCTGGTTAAGACGATAAGCCCAGCAATGGATATATTGATCAGCTCAAACGTCGAGCGCTTGCTGTTTGATAAATTTGGAAGCGTTAGAACTAATGAACTCATGCAAAGCTTAGCCAAAAATAAATTTTATAAACTTAGCAAGCAAGAGCTTGAAGCGCTAAAAGAGGACTTTGAGGCTAGCTGGTGCGACGATAAAGAGTGCGAGGCATACATCGCAAAGCTCGCAAAGAACGGCTACGCGATCGATCCGCATACGGCTACTTGCTTTAAGATGGTGGATGCTGGCCGCATAAACGTCATCACATCGACCGCGCACTGGGTGAAATTTACGCCAAGCATGATCAAAGCGTGCCAGATCAAAGATACAAAAGATGAAAAAGATGCGCTGGCAAAGACTGCTAAAATCTTAAACGATAGCGTGCCAAGCTCAATAAACTCGCTATTTAGTGCGAAAATTTTACATAAAAGCATCATAAAAGAGGACGAGATTGAAAAGTGCGTCCTAGAATGGATCGAGCGATGA
- a CDS encoding NAD+ synthase codes for MKEYQKIEETLVFSLKDKTKDKKLLLGVSGGIDSAVVATLCARAKPDETYALIMPTVSSSKENMDDALNLCEKLNIEYKVLSIEGILNAFYETIDVNLSNLRKGNLAARVRMSLLYDYSSSINALVIGTSNKSELMLGYGTIFGDLACAINPIGELYKSEIFEFAKHLGVDKNFINKAPSADLWDGQSDEGDIGYSYAVIDEILENLENNKEQVIKKFGLKAVSDIENRVVSNRFKRQMPLIVKI; via the coding sequence ATGAAGGAGTATCAAAAGATCGAAGAAACTTTAGTTTTTAGCTTAAAAGATAAAACTAAAGATAAGAAATTATTGCTCGGTGTAAGTGGTGGTATTGATTCTGCTGTGGTAGCGACTTTGTGTGCTAGAGCAAAACCAGATGAGACTTACGCACTCATCATGCCAACAGTATCGTCAAGTAAAGAAAATATGGATGATGCCTTAAATTTATGTGAAAAATTAAACATAGAATATAAGGTTTTATCCATAGAGGGTATTTTAAATGCCTTTTACGAAACGATAGATGTAAATTTAAGCAATTTAAGAAAAGGGAATTTAGCAGCTAGAGTTAGAATGAGCTTGCTTTATGATTATTCATCTAGTATAAACGCTCTAGTTATCGGAACAAGCAACAAAAGTGAGCTTATGCTTGGATACGGTACGATATTTGGGGATTTAGCATGTGCGATAAATCCTATCGGAGAGCTTTACAAAAGTGAAATTTTTGAATTTGCAAAACATCTTGGGGTTGATAAAAATTTTATCAACAAAGCACCTTCGGCTGATTTGTGGGATGGACAAAGTGACGAAGGCGACATAGGTTACAGTTATGCTGTTATTGATGAGATTTTAGAAAATTTAGAAAATAACAAGGAGCAAGTCATCAAAAAGTTTGGATTAAAAGCAGTATCGGATATAGAAAATAGAGTTGTTTCAAACAGGTTTAAACGACAAATGCCGTTGATAGTGAAAATTTAA
- the cutA gene encoding divalent-cation tolerance protein CutA, with product MRILITSVAKKKEAKKLSKKLVKKGLAACVSSFSAKSLYLWQEELFDEKEQILLIKTDVKFKKVAKFIRKHHSYETPEILALKPKEVFKKYENWIQKSTKKGKK from the coding sequence ATGAGAATTTTAATCACCTCAGTCGCAAAGAAAAAAGAGGCAAAAAAACTAAGCAAAAAGCTCGTGAAAAAGGGGCTTGCAGCTTGTGTGAGTAGCTTTAGCGCAAAGAGTCTATATCTTTGGCAAGAAGAGCTTTTTGATGAAAAAGAGCAAATTTTACTCATAAAAACGGACGTTAAATTTAAAAAAGTAGCTAAATTTATAAGAAAGCACCACAGCTACGAAACTCCAGAAATTTTGGCACTTAAGCCAAAAGAGGTCTTTAAAAAATACGAAAATTGGATACAAAAATCAACCAAAAAAGGCAAAAAATGA
- a CDS encoding tetraacyldisaccharide 4'-kinase — protein MFKKLNIFLHSWANDYFFRPNFFQILLAFLLLPLSFIYFLIVVLKKFTARKIDFGIKVISVGNLTLGGSGKTPLCVAIAKNFEGAFIILRGYKRKSKGIQVVARNGEILLDVAASGDEAMIYATSLKNANVIVSEDRKLAIKYAKEHGAKYILLDDGFSKFDIAKFDILVRPNPEPKLKFCLPSGAYRYPFGFYKFADFIACEGQTHFRKSEILNKSEKMVLVTAIANPARLEPFFSECVGQVFFPDHYDFSKEELSEILQSYAATSLLMTQKDYVKAKDFGLRVSLITLEVTLSEEFKKVLAQQI, from the coding sequence GTGTTTAAGAAATTAAATATTTTCTTGCATTCTTGGGCGAATGACTACTTTTTTCGCCCAAATTTCTTTCAAATTTTACTAGCATTTTTACTTTTGCCATTAAGTTTTATCTATTTTCTTATTGTTGTGCTTAAGAAATTTACTGCTAGAAAAATAGACTTTGGCATAAAGGTAATAAGCGTTGGAAATTTGACCCTTGGAGGAAGCGGGAAGACTCCACTTTGCGTGGCAATTGCTAAAAATTTCGAGGGCGCTTTTATCATTCTTAGAGGCTATAAAAGAAAAAGCAAAGGCATACAAGTTGTCGCTCGAAATGGCGAAATTTTACTTGACGTAGCAGCAAGTGGCGATGAAGCGATGATATATGCTACAAGCCTTAAAAACGCAAATGTAATAGTAAGCGAAGATAGGAAATTAGCTATAAAATATGCCAAAGAGCATGGCGCAAAGTATATCTTACTTGATGATGGATTTTCTAAATTTGATATAGCAAAATTTGACATCTTAGTGCGTCCAAACCCAGAGCCAAAGCTAAAATTTTGTCTACCAAGCGGAGCTTATAGATATCCGTTTGGCTTTTATAAATTTGCAGATTTTATCGCCTGCGAGGGGCAAACTCACTTTAGAAAGAGTGAAATTTTAAATAAAAGCGAAAAAATGGTGCTAGTTACCGCCATAGCAAACCCAGCCCGCCTTGAGCCATTTTTTAGCGAGTGTGTGGGACAGGTCTTTTTTCCTGATCACTACGACTTTTCAAAAGAAGAGCTAAGTGAAATTTTGCAAAGTTACGCTGCCACCTCACTTTTGATGACGCAAAAGGACTATGTAAAGGCAAAGGATTTTGGGCTGAGAGTATCGCTTATCACGCTTGAAGTTACGCTAAGCGAGGAGTTTAAAAAGGTTTTGGCACAGCAAATTTAA
- a CDS encoding MBL fold metallo-hydrolase, producing the protein MRVMHKSFGDFGTNCYIVTKNGSSLVIDPGDGAKEWVLQNATNLKAILCTHGHFDHIFDVGELKNELKIPVYINKFDAFMCENDIFDYMKNVFKPDVLVNNDENFQIDDFCVKFHHFPGHTPGCSMIEIEDVMFSGDFLFKGSIGRWDFPFSDKNEMLASLEKCKNLKGDFALYPGHGESSTLEAEQNNINYWIDIVKNS; encoded by the coding sequence ATGAGAGTAATGCATAAAAGTTTTGGGGATTTTGGTACTAATTGTTATATTGTTACAAAAAATGGTTCAAGTTTAGTAATAGATCCAGGAGATGGGGCAAAAGAGTGGGTTTTACAAAATGCCACAAATTTAAAAGCCATCCTTTGTACTCATGGACATTTTGACCACATTTTTGATGTGGGCGAACTAAAGAATGAGCTAAAAATTCCGGTTTACATTAATAAATTTGACGCTTTTATGTGTGAGAATGATATTTTTGACTATATGAAAAATGTATTTAAGCCAGATGTTTTAGTTAATAACGATGAAAATTTCCAGATTGATGATTTTTGCGTTAAATTTCATCATTTTCCTGGACACACACCAGGTTGCTCGATGATAGAGATAGAAGATGTGATGTTTAGTGGAGATTTTTTATTTAAAGGTAGCATCGGACGCTGGGATTTTCCTTTTTCAGATAAAAACGAAATGTTAGCTAGTTTAGAAAAGTGTAAAAATCTAAAGGGCGACTTCGCACTTTATCCAGGGCACGGAGAAAGTAGTACACTAGAGGCCGAGCAAAATAATATTAATTATTGGATAGATATAGTAAAAAATAGCTAA
- a CDS encoding DegT/DnrJ/EryC1/StrS family aminotransferase, giving the protein MREIPFYRPTITERESELIEEALHSENTTNIVARFEEKLKEYFGAKFVVTTNNIAAAHHLALSALDTKRGDKVICSINAFPSIAQAVRHFDAEPIFVDVDEEDFNICPDALEKVLKEQNHKKLKCAFISHIAGQSARMDEITAVCEKYGVKILDDANRGMGLTYNGKKVGSDSFLSCFQTHSRVQNPISTVGFFTTNDEEIYKRAKLLRNYALVNGIDKFGSLSYIYDVVDIGLKYDINSINAAFSIAQLERTDKLIQRRQEIAKIYDKELGECRNITIPVKKREHIYTQYIIKINKNRDGFARELLEHGIHTSLHYIPIHLLSYYKNKYSLKVNDFPNALKNYQQVLSLPIYHSLSDEEVQYICSKVKEISKTRV; this is encoded by the coding sequence ATGAGAGAGATTCCGTTTTATAGACCAACTATCACTGAGCGTGAAAGTGAGCTTATTGAGGAGGCTTTGCACTCTGAAAATACTACTAATATCGTTGCTAGATTTGAAGAGAAGTTAAAAGAGTATTTTGGTGCAAAATTTGTAGTTACCACAAATAATATCGCAGCCGCACATCACTTGGCACTAAGTGCGCTTGACACTAAACGCGGAGATAAGGTCATTTGCTCCATAAATGCCTTTCCTAGCATTGCACAAGCTGTTAGACATTTTGATGCTGAACCTATTTTTGTGGATGTTGATGAAGAAGATTTTAACATCTGCCCAGATGCCCTTGAGAAAGTACTAAAAGAACAAAATCACAAAAAATTAAAATGTGCTTTTATCTCTCATATCGCAGGTCAAAGTGCTAGGATGGATGAGATAACGGCGGTTTGTGAGAAATACGGCGTAAAAATTTTAGATGATGCAAATCGCGGTATGGGCTTAACATACAATGGCAAAAAAGTTGGATCAGACTCCTTTTTATCATGCTTTCAAACACATTCGCGTGTGCAAAATCCTATATCAACGGTTGGATTTTTTACGACAAATGATGAGGAAATTTATAAAAGAGCAAAACTACTTCGCAACTATGCTCTTGTAAATGGCATTGATAAATTCGGTAGCTTGAGTTATATTTATGATGTCGTCGATATTGGCTTAAAGTATGATATAAACTCGATAAATGCAGCATTTTCTATTGCGCAGCTAGAAAGAACAGATAAGCTCATACAAAGAAGACAAGAGATCGCAAAAATTTATGATAAAGAGCTTGGTGAGTGCCGCAATATAACAATCCCTGTTAAAAAACGCGAGCACATTTACACTCAGTATATTATTAAGATAAACAAAAATCGTGATGGCTTTGCTAGAGAGCTTTTGGAGCATGGCATTCACACATCATTGCACTACATACCGATACATTTACTAAGTTATTATAAAAATAAATACTCACTTAAAGTAAATGATTTTCCAAATGCTTTAAAAAATTATCAGCAAGTGTTGTCACTGCCTATTTATCATAGTTTGAGTGACGAAGAGGTGCAATACATCTGCAGCAAAGTAAAAGAAATTTCTAAAACTCGTGTTTAA